The following are from one region of the Silene latifolia isolate original U9 population chromosome 9, ASM4854445v1, whole genome shotgun sequence genome:
- the LOC141598500 gene encoding uncharacterized protein LOC141598500 produces the protein MAASSTPSTTSLGKDSWLRSVMDKCILKDDGSNFLEWESNIKSAALSDNVLTYLTDAPPIEPGARASSAVRTAYDDYVRMLNDIKNVLIWSISPKLKPSCISLNAYEIFTRMITMFSQTPKVRQYDAAARFFEAKLERGQKVGPHVLQMVEYVDILERLGCKIPKTLVVDRILHSLPTKFAHFRVHYNMNGMDKSYHEIHALLTQAERDMEASGSEKGDVLTMKLKNMSLGVKKGKGKQKSQFKKSSKKIDKGKGKAVVNGNPKAKSVKLSEAECFHCNGKGHYRRSCPKYLEDLKEGRVTPIGYKGRASTSKR, from the exons atggcagcttcatcaactccatcgactacttcactaggcaaagattcatggctaaggtccgtaatggacaaatgtattttaaaagatgacggtagtaactttcttgaatgggaatccaacatcaaaagtgccgcgttgtccgacaatgtgctcacttacttaaccgatgctcctcctatcgagcccggtgcaagagcttcatcggcggtgcggaccgcctatgatgactatgtgaggatgttgaatgatatcaagaatgtgttgatatggtcaatatcgccaaagctcaagccatcatgcatttctttaaatgcttacgagatattcactcgtatgatcactatgttttcacaaacacctaaagtccgtcaatacgatgcggcggcacgcttctttgaagctaagcttgagaggggccaaaaggttggtccccatgtccttcaaatggtcgaatatgttgacatcctagagcgtctagggtgtaagattcctaaaactcttgtggtggatcgtatccttcactcacttcccaccaagtttgcccactttagggtacactacaacatgaatggtatggataagagttaccatgaaattcatgcactcctcacccaagcggagagggatatggaggctagtgggagtgaaaagggagatgttttaaccatgaagttaaagaacatgtctcttggagtcaagaaaggaaaagggaaacaaaagtcccaattcaagaaatcgtcaaagaaaattgacaagggaaaggggaaggccgttgtgaatggcaatcccaaggcaaaaagtgtcaagctctccgaggccgaatgtttccattgtaatgggaaggggcattataggaggagttgtcccaaatacttggaggatctcaaggaagggcgtgtgacgcctattg ggtataagggacgtgcaagcactagcaaaaggtga
- the LOC141602226 gene encoding uncharacterized protein LOC141602226: MKPFNGKQELRNPPKILSGKEVYEKVKNIENNFGKPYKRTNNGTLYKKKSIFWDLPYWKHLSVRHCIDVMHVEKNVCDSIIGTLLNIICKVVDSDTLNSLQRDVITTMCQLEMFFPPSFFDIMQHLIVHLVREIKICGPVFLRNMYPFERYMKPLAGYVRNQNRPEGCMIQGYVAEEALDFANDYMSDVESIGLPTSRHEGRIEGQGTLGRNVVTVNPETLAQAHFYILQHMVDVHPYLEKHQTLLSAENPDKGERWLTMEHNRSFVKWFTNEVDIELINDREKVSDEVRWLAHGPGMHVLTYQGYDINGYSFYTKDQDDRSTMQNSGVALMAMSMSVASAKDSRPAYDAQPYFGVIKEIWELDYVQFRIPVFRCMWVEHSKGVRVDEMGFTLVDFSREGYKSEPFIMANQARQIFYVTDPANGKWSVVLHGKKKFLGKEIMDEVDDELPPFSSGLPTSTSTEDVDDFYLRDDHQEGLWVDD; the protein is encoded by the exons ATGAAGCCATTTAATGGGAAACAAGAACTtagaaaccctccaaaaattttaAGCGGGAAAGAGGTTTATGAAAAAGTCAAAAACATTGAAAATAATTTTGGTAAACCATATAAGAGGACAAATAATGGGACCTTATACAAAAAGAAGTCTATATTTTGGGATTTACCATATTGGAAACATTTGTCCGTGAGACATTGTATTGATGTCATGCACGTGGAGAAAAATGTGTGTGATAGCATTATTGGCACACTCCTCAACATCATTTG CAAAGTCGTTGACTCAGATACATTGAATTCTTTACAACGAGATGTTATTACTACTATGTGTCAACTTGAGATGTTTTTTCCTCCTTCCTTCTTCGATATAATGCAGCACCTAATTGTACATTTAGTGAGGGAAATTAAGATTTGTGGACCAGTTTTTTTAAGAAATATGTATCCATTTGAGCGATATATGAAACCCTTAGCCGGCTATGTAAGAAACCAAAACAGGCCAGAAGGATGTATGATTCAAGGGTATGTGGCGGAAGAGGCGCTGGACTTTGCCAATGACTACATGTCCGATGTTGAGTCTATTGGGCTTCCAACGTCTCGACATGAAGGAAGAATAGAGGGACAAGGTACCCTGGGAAGAAATGTAGTCACTGTCAATCCAGAAACCCTTGCTCAGGCACACTTTTATATTCTCCAACACATGGTCGATGTGCATCCATATTTAGAGAAGCATCAAACCCTTCTAAGTGCAGAAAATCCAGATAAAGGAGAAAGGTGGTTAACCATGGAGCATAATCGGTCATTCGTAAAATGGTTCACAAATGAAGTAGATATTGAGCTGATAAACGACCGTGAGAAAGTAAGCGATGAGGTAAGGTGGTTAGCCCATGGACCTGGGATGCATGTGTTAACTTATCAAGGTTATGACATCAATGGGTATTCGTTTTACACTAAGGATCAAGATGATAGAAGTACTATGCAAAATAGTGGGGTAGCTTTGATGGCTATGTCAATGAGTGTTGCTAGTGCTAAAGATAGTAGACCTGCTTATGATGCTCAGCCATATTTTGGTGTCATTAAAGAAATTTGGGAGCTAGACTATGTTCAGTTTAGGATACCTGTTTTTCGTTGTATGTGGGTTGAACATAGTAAGGGTGTTCGAGTTGATGAAATGGGCTTCACGCTGGTTGATTTTTCACGTGAAGGCTACAAATCAGAGCCATTCATTATGGCTAATCAGGCAAGACAAATCTTTTATGTTACAGATCCAGCGAATGGAAAGTGGTCGGTTGTTCTTCATGGTAAGAAGAAATTTCTGGGTAAGGAAATCATGGATGAAGTTGATGACGAATTGCCCCCTTTTTCTTCTGGATTGCCTACTTCTACAAGTACTGAAGACGTAGATGACTTTTATCTACGAGATGATCATCAAGAAGGGTTATGGGTTGACGATTAG
- the LOC141598502 gene encoding uncharacterized protein LOC141598502 → MSSLPSTSSVSKRKSKSVVLMKELTLLRDQGIKLTVDFDDDGEPIGKNGAKYTSYVGLLGRAKVPITIKTWKDVEEDLKVKIWEDVLTIFDIPETKLKQVISIANTTWTNFKAKLTALYVFRKPPKGRKLPVETDPVKKYPYLKTEVWQRFKESRLTEEFLAIRTAASDRQKKNKYPHRMSRGGYRKTRQKLEAKLKEKEKEKEEAGNDESGELSDETPTVIKRGDLWIEGRIGKDGECLNPETKKKVEEYVSVTLSDYS, encoded by the exons ATGTCTTCTTTACCATCTACTAGTTCAGTTTCTAAGAGAAAAAGCAAGAGCGTAGTCCTTATGAAGGAGTTGACATTATTACGTGATCAAGGTATAAAGCTGACAGTAGATTTTGATGACGATGGTGAGCCTATTGGAAAGAATGGTGCTAAGTATACTAGTTATGTTGGTCTACTTGGACGCGCGAAAGTGCCAATCACTATTAAAACATGGAAGGATGTTGAAGAGGACCTTAAGGTGAAGATTTGGGAAGATGTTTTG ACGATCTTTGACATTCCAGAGACAAAGTTGAAGCAAGTTATCAGCATTGCAAATACTACATGGACCAACTTTAAGGCAAAGTTGACTGCGCTTTACGTGTTCAGAAAACCCCCTAAAGGTCGAAAGTTGCCTGTTGAGACTGATCCGGTAAAGAAATATCCTTACTTAAAAACTGAGGTATGGCAGAGGTTTAAGGAGTCGCGCTTGACTGAAGAATTTCTA GCTATCAGGACGGCAGCTTCTGATAGGCAGAAGAAGAACAAGTACCCCCACAGAATGTCTCGTGGGGGTTATCGGAAAACAAGGCAGAAATTGGAAGCAAAattgaaagagaaagaaaaggaaaaagaagaagCGGGCAACGATGAGTCGGGAGAATTATCTGATGAAACCCCAACTGTGATAAAACGGGGTGACTTGTGGATAGAGGGAAGAATAGGGAAAGATGGTGAATGTCTAAATCCGGAGACTAAAAAAAAAGTTGAAGAATATGTGAGTGTCACACTTTCTGACTATAGttga